ATCGACACAAGGTTTCGACGGCGTCTTTAGCTTGTTTTACGGTAATTTCGAGTCGCTCAGATAAATCTTGAGGATCTAACTCCTCCTGAGGTTTGCGTGCGAGCTCACAAATGGCAAAATGATACCACTCCCCGACCTGCTGAAACTCATCGGCACTTATAATTTTATCACTCCGATACCGAAGTTGCTTCAGCTGGCTTTTAGCGATCTCGCGGTCTACAGGGCTTTTCGCCACTTCCATTTGCACCAGATCCAAAAACTCGCATCGGATATCTGCCGGCATACGTAGACGGTTCGCGACTTTCTCGGCGCTTCTGAGAGATAGACCGTATCGGCCCTTGATGATGTCACTAATATGGTAGCTTTCGAACCCGCAATCCCTGGAAAACGCAGCCAGCGAATAGGAACGGTTCTTTTTCCTTCGGGTCGTGTATATTGAAGATAGAATATCCCTGTACGTCGATTCCATATTATACTTCGTTTTAATGAAGTCTTATAAGGATTTCAATGCCTACAGTATCCGTTGATTTTTTTTCACTTCACAGGGTAATTACCGGATATGGTTCAACAAATCATTCTTATGTTGATGACAGTATTTTTGGGGATAGGGACCACTCAGGCCCAAACCCGCAGTGCGGACTTCTCTACCGAAGTGGGTAACGGCGGTTTCGCCATCGTTTGCTCTAAAGAAACTTTGTTTTACGATTATGCAGACCTTCTCGTTCACTTCCCCGAAAAGCTGAAGTCCTCGATGGTGGAGCAAATCAAGGATGAGTCTTGGAGGTCTCTGCTGGATCGAATTATAGAGAACTACAAACACATCGATGCCGAACGGGCGCTCCTCTTATCGGTTTTAGCGCGCACGAAAGACACCAATATACCTTTTTTAGCGACGGAGCGAGAACCGTTCATCTATGTCACGCCCAAACCCGCGATGATTTCTCTTTTGGAATCACCATCATTTTTAGGCTGCAAAATGGAACAGCTGTTCTCTTTTGTCTATCGCTTAGGTTTAAATTATGAGTCTACACTTTTTGGTAATTTTAAATCTTTCTACATCAAAGTGAGTTCGCAAGATTTATTTGAAAGGATGAATGAGATCAATAAAGCGTCCGCGATGCTTCATGAGTTTACTTACCTGACGCTCGCTCGCCAAGGGTCTTACGACGAAGCCCCCCCGCTTCTCGACATCATACCTCTCAGTCAATTTATTCTCTCCCTCCCCGACACGTCCAAAAGCTCTCGCGAGGACCTCCTCCAATTGCAAGCCGAGTCGGTGATGATCGCAAAAAAATTAGGACTCCGAAGTATTCAGTACTCGACTTTCCTGTTAGTCATTGCGGGATTCGATGCGACCGATATCGAAAACTCACCGCTGTACCGATTAGATTTTTACCCGCCGCCACTTCAACGAGTGAAATTGGCTTATGTCTATCCTCATAATATTTTAGTAAACCAGAAGGTCGTCAAGATTGCGGGACCCTCTGAATTTTATGAGAACGGACAACTTCAATCTTCACATCTGGTTCTTGCATTTCGGCCCGGGACATCGGGAGTCGAATGTGGGCGTAAGATTTACTTCAAGAACGATGGAAGTTTTGATCGCTGCGAATAGATCTTCGCTCCAAAGCCTGGATCATTCACGAGTTTGATCGGCAAAATACCCACCTTGGGCAAGGTCTATTTTTGTTTTGAACTGCATTTTTATAGCTCCAGGTTATGATGATCTGATGGACCTAAACCCCTTTCGTCTTGGGCATCGCCTCGCCCGCTATATTCTCCTCGCGCTGATGATATTCGATGGAGGAGTCGCTCTGGCGAAAGGTCGTCGCATCCAAAGCGATTCGGAAGTGGAAACGGACGAAACGACAACAAGAGTTCGTCGTCAAAGCTCAAAAACAAAGACCTCTTCTCGCAAATGGAAGGCGGCCGTTGGTCTAGGACTAAACGCAGTTCAATACACTCAATCTTTACCGCAGAGAGCGAACTTAACCACGTCGGACTCATCCACGAGCTCCTATCACGCTAAGATTCAATATCAGTGGAACCCCAATTGGAGTACGTTTATTTCTTACAAACAGGGCACTTCTAATTATAACCCTGCTTCCAATGTGGTCATCGATGCGACCGACTACACGTGGTCTGCGATCAACCTGGAGACCTTTTGGAAACTTTCCGCACCAAAAAAGAAGTGGAGCTGGGGGCTACGTTCGGGGGTGGCTCGATCGGCGATCCCCTTCCTTCACATCAATCAACTGGGGGATTTAGTTCACAAAGATCTAACGCTGAACACGGCCGGTCTTGGTGTTTGGTTTTTAACCCAGTGGGGGAAATTTTCCTTTGATGCCTCTGTGAAATATCAAATTCCTATCGGCGTTGAGGCTCCCAGCGGAGATCAAGTGGAGTTCGCATCTCCCATGTTTTACGAGTACGGCGCTACAGTATCGTACCCGGTTTATCGCGTCAGAGTCGGGCTCTTACTTTTAAATCAGACATTCAATTACGATTTTAGCTACTCGGATCAAGTCATCCAGAGTAAAGGCAAAGCTGAATTCGGAATCTTTAACGTTCAGCTTTTTACGTCGTTTCAGTTTTAATGATTTAAGACCGTCTTCTAACTGACTTTATATCACTCATTTTTAGCAGAAGCGGCAATGTGGATGTCGGATTCGCAATGACATATCAGTAACAAGCACTAAATAATTTGGCCGGAAATACAAAGTTTGATGCGATAATCAGTCACCATCGGATAACCACTCGACCCGGGGAACCCGCGGAACCAGAACCTGCGCAACTACTACATTCTCCCTGGCCACCGTTTTGAGCGCCGTATCCCGCAGGACTCAAATAATCGGCATCGCCGGTTCCTCCAGGGATCCGTCCGCTCCCGGAAGTAAGCGTGCCGGCGCCACTGGAGTCGTAA
Above is a genomic segment from Bdellovibrionales bacterium containing:
- a CDS encoding TIGR02147 family protein — encoded protein: MESTYRDILSSIYTTRRKKNRSYSLAAFSRDCGFESYHISDIIKGRYGLSLRSAEKVANRLRMPADIRCEFLDLVQMEVAKSPVDREIAKSQLKQLRYRSDKIISADEFQQVGEWYHFAICELARKPQEELDPQDLSERLEITVKQAKDAVETLCRLGILMKNRSRGYTVDYKVLKYQTNTTPNKIRTYHKDIISKALVAMEREPVDQRFFSTFNGLLTEAEYQSLTEDIAAFIRKRLSEVQNEDRKHSHLYSVGFQVCPLEVKRKELSRK